From Borrelia sp. RT5S, the proteins below share one genomic window:
- a CDS encoding ATP-binding cassette domain-containing protein, with the protein MYKASVRVRNLYKTFSYSGNKRQIVKAINDYEAGKDRTEIYKESSIFIANANISLDVYENEILVIMGMSGCGKSTFVRCLNGIHKLDSGSILVDNIEMNDINQKDLSTLRKDKFAMVFQNFGLFPHMNVLRNVTYGLEVKGVNKKIRIQKALDVLRLVGLEDARYKYINELSGGMKQRVGIARALVVDPDILLMDEAFSALDPLIRGEMQDELLRLVDKLKKTVVFITHDLIEAFKLGNRIAFMKDGEIIQIGKPLEILANPSTDFIANFIKNLPVLNILKIKDIIKVDFSLNMSSSGFNVIIERSGDGFSLYNTASKVRFSNLVSLRLGLDDEIKRVVQYLNKLNYLIITDDQDGIVGYIDLGEIATLLSR; encoded by the coding sequence TTGTACAAGGCTAGCGTTAGAGTCAGGAACCTTTATAAAACATTTTCTTATAGTGGTAATAAAAGGCAAATAGTTAAGGCGATAAACGACTATGAGGCGGGTAAAGATAGAACGGAAATCTATAAGGAATCTTCCATTTTTATTGCGAATGCTAATATTAGTCTTGATGTTTATGAAAATGAAATTTTAGTTATTATGGGGATGTCGGGTTGTGGTAAGTCTACTTTTGTTAGATGTCTAAATGGTATACATAAACTAGATTCCGGATCTATTTTGGTAGACAATATTGAGATGAATGATATTAATCAAAAAGATCTTTCTACGTTAAGGAAGGATAAATTTGCTATGGTGTTTCAGAATTTTGGACTTTTCCCACATATGAATGTTTTAAGAAACGTGACTTATGGACTTGAAGTTAAGGGGGTTAACAAAAAAATTAGAATACAGAAAGCTCTCGATGTGTTAAGACTTGTGGGGCTTGAGGATGCTCGGTATAAATATATAAACGAACTTTCAGGTGGAATGAAACAAAGGGTAGGAATAGCACGTGCTTTGGTGGTCGATCCAGATATACTTTTAATGGATGAGGCTTTCTCGGCTCTTGATCCTCTAATCCGAGGGGAAATGCAAGATGAGCTTTTAAGGTTGGTAGATAAATTAAAGAAGACAGTTGTATTTATTACTCACGATTTAATTGAGGCTTTTAAGTTGGGCAACAGGATAGCTTTTATGAAAGATGGAGAAATTATTCAAATAGGAAAGCCTCTAGAAATATTAGCAAATCCTAGTACGGACTTTATAGCTAATTTTATTAAAAATCTTCCTGTTTTAAACATTTTAAAGATTAAAGATATTATTAAGGTAGATTTTTCTCTTAACATGAGTTCTAGTGGATTTAATGTTATCATTGAAAGGAGTGGCGATGGGTTTAGTTTGTACAACACAGCTAGCAAAGTAAGGTTTAGTAATCTTGTTTCTTTAAGATTAGGGTTGGATGATGAGATAAAGAGGGTTGTGCAGTATTTGAATAAATTAAATTATTTGATAATAACGGATGATCAAGACGGTATTGTTGGATATATTGATTTGGGAGAAATTGCCACTTTGTTATCAAGATAG
- the fliD gene encoding flagellar filament capping protein FliD, which yields MSSGFFVPGVDSKYNTKEIRESMLKGDKARIDTSLKKLEHLEQEKSAWQVINRKVSTLNSLAKQITSLNSPFNNMSGKSSNSDVLSMSARYGARNETYRINVNQVANSDVFLSANFKQKEVEVPAGDYTFLVGTKEIKFKNSGDIVSLVRDINSRGKGFLSAKIVKSDNVGNSRLIFQSLKEGESNKLIMRDEALRLAKKIGILSEHETNFIPDLTEIINTQQNSSNNISISKNNITLEPLSEISISIPENIEVSGGSKIKFEIKYHDTEDEGVLNKIVFNPGEATFEDARVEGEDSIINLGPDHKLPLREKKYIQLNMIKIHSNSGSLELPPINVSSEFEKVEVEIGALLDLKEINIENKVNNKVFTIRGVEIFDPRNRDGYLPINAKSFAENAKVRFDGIDVERDSNVINDLIPNVTLNLKKASDEIIIAQVEPDYEGIKKLLLDFLVAYNEVLAEINIVNSNEDNTEGKKSDVLEELTYLSEENKEEAYKNLGILRTEYALKNLKARLESIMFNSYRTNDPNFSIISQIGVFTNSISSSGGLSRYLQLDEKKFKEIIQNNIDSVRELFAFDLNEDRIYDDGLAKVLGDYLFPLVSSGGFIYNKIRSYDLKIPNQKSVVEDYRKQYEERERKVEGELNTLDFTVKRMKEQEGVLKSFDLQRQNK from the coding sequence ATGTCTTCTGGATTTTTTGTTCCAGGTGTGGATAGCAAGTATAATACTAAGGAGATCCGAGAGTCAATGCTTAAGGGCGACAAGGCTAGGATAGATACATCTTTGAAGAAACTTGAACACCTAGAGCAGGAAAAGAGTGCTTGGCAGGTGATTAATAGGAAGGTGTCTACTCTAAATTCGCTCGCAAAGCAAATTACATCTCTTAATAGCCCTTTCAATAACATGTCAGGAAAGTCTAGTAACAGCGATGTACTGTCTATGTCCGCTCGTTACGGAGCTAGGAATGAAACTTATAGAATTAATGTTAATCAAGTAGCAAATTCGGATGTTTTCTTATCTGCAAATTTTAAACAAAAAGAGGTCGAGGTCCCTGCGGGCGATTATACGTTTTTAGTTGGCACTAAGGAGATTAAGTTTAAAAATAGTGGTGATATTGTCTCTCTTGTAAGGGATATTAATAGTCGAGGTAAGGGATTTTTATCTGCAAAAATTGTCAAAAGTGATAACGTTGGGAATAGTAGATTGATTTTCCAATCTTTAAAAGAAGGTGAGTCCAATAAACTTATTATGAGGGATGAAGCTTTAAGGCTTGCTAAAAAAATAGGTATTTTAAGTGAACATGAAACGAATTTCATCCCAGATCTTACAGAAATTATTAACACTCAGCAGAACAGTAGTAATAACATTTCTATCAGTAAAAATAATATTACATTGGAACCCCTTTCGGAGATTTCAATAAGTATTCCGGAAAATATTGAGGTCAGCGGAGGGAGCAAAATTAAATTTGAGATTAAGTATCATGATACTGAAGATGAGGGTGTTTTAAACAAGATTGTTTTTAACCCCGGTGAGGCTACATTTGAGGACGCTAGGGTTGAGGGCGAAGATAGCATAATTAATCTTGGACCTGATCATAAGCTTCCTTTAAGGGAAAAGAAGTATATTCAACTGAATATGATTAAAATACATAGCAATTCGGGGTCTCTAGAATTGCCACCAATAAATGTTTCCAGTGAGTTTGAGAAGGTTGAAGTTGAAATTGGAGCGCTTTTAGATCTAAAGGAGATAAATATTGAGAATAAAGTTAATAACAAGGTATTTACTATTCGTGGCGTTGAAATTTTTGACCCAAGAAATAGGGATGGTTATTTACCAATAAACGCTAAAAGCTTTGCAGAGAATGCGAAGGTGAGATTTGATGGGATAGATGTTGAACGTGATTCTAATGTTATTAATGATTTAATTCCTAATGTTACGCTAAATTTGAAAAAAGCGTCGGATGAAATTATTATTGCTCAGGTTGAGCCAGATTACGAGGGAATTAAAAAACTTTTATTGGATTTTCTTGTGGCTTACAATGAAGTTCTTGCTGAAATTAATATTGTAAATTCTAATGAAGATAATACGGAGGGTAAGAAGTCAGATGTGCTAGAGGAGTTAACTTACTTAAGCGAAGAAAATAAAGAAGAGGCCTATAAGAATTTAGGAATTCTTAGGACAGAATACGCACTAAAGAATCTGAAAGCAAGGTTAGAATCGATCATGTTCAATAGCTACAGGACTAATGACCCTAACTTCTCCATAATAAGTCAAATAGGAGTGTTTACTAACTCTATATCTTCTTCTGGTGGACTATCTCGTTATTTACAACTTGATGAGAAAAAATTCAAGGAGATAATACAAAACAACATTGACTCTGTAAGAGAACTTTTTGCTTTTGATCTTAATGAGGACCGAATTTATGATGATGGACTTGCTAAGGTACTTGGGGATTATTTATTTCCTTTAGTAAGCTCTGGAGGGTTTATTTACAATAAAATAAGGAGTTATGATCTTAAGATTCCTAATCAGAAGAGTGTAGTTGAGGATTATAGGAAGCAATATGAAGAACGAGAGAGGAAAGTGGAGGGCGAGCTTAACACTCTGGATTTTACTGTGAAGAGAATGAAAGAACAAGAAGGGGTTCTTAAATCTTTTGATTTACAAAGACAAAATAAGTAA
- the nagA gene encoding N-acetylglucosamine-6-phosphate deacetylase: MANFCLFNSKSVLTGNDKIEDSAVLTRDGKIFDIVTADRLEKIDLRDYEMIDIKGNYVTPGLYDNHIHGFCGYGTDQCSTDSIIQMSHHLAKYGVVGFLPTLYPRPIDEMIATISACTDAMGKEKGAKILGLHLEGPFFSPEKKGVHPISYLQEPSIEIMKKFIDAAGGPFTDSFGRKRTNIATMTVAPELKGMRELAMFCMQNNITLQAGHTNAKYENMIEGFQVGILHTTHFFNAMSKLDHRNPNAIGAVLIHGDISCEIIADGYHIHPKLVLMLRKLKDISKLILVTDGLTPTLQATGRLFANGDEVYLKDDGLFHTVRGDTIAGSALTMEQGVKNLVEFGYSLSDAIQASSYNPTRIINLEKKGLICHGYDANINVIDKDLNLKLTMIESRIIFNKL; the protein is encoded by the coding sequence ATGGCAAATTTCTGCTTATTCAACTCAAAATCTGTGCTGACAGGGAATGATAAAATAGAGGATTCGGCTGTCCTTACTAGAGACGGTAAAATTTTTGACATCGTAACGGCTGATAGACTTGAAAAAATTGACCTAAGAGACTATGAGATGATTGATATTAAGGGCAACTACGTAACACCAGGCCTTTACGATAATCACATACATGGCTTTTGTGGTTATGGAACTGATCAATGTTCTACGGATTCTATAATTCAAATGTCGCATCATTTGGCAAAGTATGGCGTAGTGGGTTTCTTGCCCACGCTTTATCCTCGTCCTATTGATGAAATGATTGCAACTATTAGTGCATGCACGGATGCGATGGGCAAAGAAAAGGGAGCAAAGATCTTAGGACTTCACCTTGAGGGACCCTTTTTCTCTCCTGAAAAAAAAGGTGTTCATCCTATCTCTTATCTTCAGGAACCAAGTATTGAAATCATGAAAAAATTCATAGACGCAGCGGGCGGGCCTTTTACAGACTCTTTTGGGAGGAAGAGAACAAATATCGCCACAATGACGGTTGCTCCCGAACTTAAGGGAATGAGAGAGCTTGCAATGTTTTGCATGCAGAACAACATAACACTTCAAGCAGGTCACACTAACGCAAAATATGAAAATATGATTGAAGGTTTTCAAGTAGGAATACTCCACACAACTCACTTCTTCAATGCAATGTCAAAGCTTGATCACAGAAATCCAAATGCAATAGGGGCTGTCTTGATCCATGGCGATATATCTTGCGAAATTATTGCTGACGGATATCATATTCATCCGAAACTTGTTTTAATGCTTAGAAAGCTTAAGGACATAAGTAAATTGATTCTTGTAACCGACGGATTAACACCAACTCTGCAAGCAACTGGAAGGTTATTCGCTAATGGAGATGAAGTCTACCTTAAAGACGATGGATTATTTCATACAGTAAGAGGTGACACAATTGCAGGATCAGCTCTTACAATGGAACAAGGTGTTAAAAACTTAGTAGAATTTGGCTATAGCTTAAGCGACGCCATTCAAGCAAGTTCATATAACCCAACAAGAATAATTAATCTTGAAAAAAAAGGATTAATATGCCATGGTTATGATGCAAACATAAATGTTATTGATAAGGACCTAAACTTAAAACTGACAATGATAGAATCAAGAATAATATTTAACAAACTTTGA
- a CDS encoding flagellin, with protein sequence MIINHNTSAINASRNNGINAANLSKTQEKLSSGYRINRASDDAAGMGVAGKINAQIRGLSQASRNTSKAINFVQTTEGNLNEVEKVLVRMKELAVQSGNGTYSDADRGSIQIEIEQLTDEINRIADQSQYNQMHMLSNKSAAQNVRTAEELGMQPAKINTPASLSGAQASWTLRVHVGANQDEAIAVNIYAANVPNLFAGEGAQQAPAQAGNQQEGGAEAPAAVAAPTQGGVNSPINVTTTVDANMSLAKIENAIRMVSDQRANLGAFQNRLESIKNSTEYSIENLKASYAQIKDATMTDEVVSSTTNSILTQSAMAMIAQANQVPQYVLSLLR encoded by the coding sequence ATGATTATAAATCATAACACTTCAGCTATTAATGCTTCAAGAAATAATGGTATTAATGCTGCTAATCTTAGCAAGACTCAGGAGAAACTTTCTAGTGGGTATAGAATTAATCGTGCGTCTGACGATGCTGCTGGTATGGGTGTTGCTGGGAAAATTAATGCTCAAATTAGAGGATTGTCTCAGGCATCTAGAAATACTTCAAAGGCCATAAACTTTGTTCAAACAACAGAAGGAAATTTGAATGAAGTAGAGAAGGTGTTGGTAAGAATGAAGGAACTTGCGGTTCAATCTGGTAATGGTACTTATTCAGATGCGGACAGGGGGTCTATTCAGATTGAAATTGAACAACTTACAGATGAGATTAATAGAATTGCTGATCAATCTCAATATAACCAGATGCACATGTTATCAAACAAATCTGCTGCTCAAAACGTAAGAACAGCTGAGGAGCTTGGTATGCAACCTGCTAAGATTAATACACCTGCTTCATTGTCTGGGGCTCAGGCTTCATGGACTTTGAGGGTGCATGTTGGTGCAAATCAGGATGAGGCTATTGCTGTTAATATTTATGCGGCTAATGTTCCTAATCTTTTTGCGGGAGAGGGTGCTCAGCAGGCTCCAGCTCAAGCAGGGAATCAACAGGAAGGTGGAGCAGAGGCACCGGCGGCGGTGGCAGCACCGACACAGGGTGGGGTTAATTCTCCGATTAATGTTACAACTACTGTTGATGCTAACATGTCACTTGCTAAGATTGAGAATGCTATTAGGATGGTAAGCGATCAGAGAGCTAATCTTGGTGCTTTCCAAAATAGACTTGAGTCTATTAAGAATAGTACGGAGTACTCTATTGAAAATTTAAAGGCTTCTTATGCTCAAATTAAAGACGCTACTATGACAGATGAGGTCGTTTCATCTACAACTAATAGTATTTTGACACAGTCTGCTATGGCTATGATAGCGCAAGCAAATCAAGTTCCGCAGTATGTGTTGTCACTTCTTAGATAA
- the secA gene encoding preprotein translocase subunit SecA, with protein MLRAIFETTVGSKNKRDLKNYLPALRNINRLESWALSLADEDFSRQTDRFKSELREGKTLENILEEAFALSREAARRRLKERPYDVQLIAGLALHQGKIVEMKTGEGKTLSSVQAAYLNSLTGDGVIIVTVNDYLAERDSNWMRPVFDLLGVSVGVVLSDMDYGRRKVEYGRDITYVTNNELGFDYLRDNMRFDLAQKSLRNFNYCIIDEIDSILIDEARTPLIISGSTEGDTRAYLEVNSLVSLLKECSRNPKTGDYPLEIDDLDGDFTVDEKSKRISFTVNGLNNLEKILVSRGIIKGSMYVDPNFNYVHYMTQALKAHLLFLKDREYIVGDSGVEIVDEFTGRVLTGRRYSDGLHQAIEAKEGVRVASENKTMATITFQNLFRMFKKISGMTGTADTEAKEFHRIYNLDVVVVPTNRVVARIDEDDIIYYTEEFKFNAITEEVYEAYKRGQPVLVGTVSIEKSEILSNMFKSRGIRHEVLNAKNHFREALIIAEAGAKHSVTIATNMAGRGTDIKLGGNLEHRVRKKIGTGASLEEFQRAVWEERDQYLKDYEEVKKLGGLYVIGSERHESRRIDNQLRGRGGRQGDAGRSRFYVSLEDDLMRLFAGDSLRSLMGKLGMATGEPIAHSLLTRSLVNAQKRVEDRNFEIRKHLLEYDDVITKHREFIYAQRDSILADDNIKERLLLSLREYLDFLFDDVKGDVVTGSVLGEINSIFAHMMGDIGSVEGAGILDLKNRLMEVAKTNLVEKESLIGPELLNEFLRYEYLKNIDSRFQEHLANLDSLRESVYLRSYANKNPITEYKEEGFIIFSELVKDIKVETIRRTLQMKVDVDSSDYENKPLKKIKATHKKFADFVSGEGNKGGVQIVRSSPKVGRNEPCYCGSGKKYKNCHGKG; from the coding sequence ATGTTAAGAGCAATATTTGAGACGACTGTTGGCTCGAAGAATAAAAGAGATTTAAAAAATTATCTTCCTGCTTTAAGGAATATTAATAGGCTTGAGTCTTGGGCACTTTCTTTAGCTGACGAAGACTTTAGTAGGCAGACGGATAGATTTAAAAGTGAACTTAGGGAAGGTAAGACTCTGGAAAATATACTAGAGGAAGCATTTGCGCTTTCCAGAGAAGCAGCTAGAAGGCGGCTTAAGGAGAGGCCTTATGATGTTCAGCTTATTGCAGGACTTGCACTTCACCAAGGTAAAATAGTAGAAATGAAGACGGGAGAGGGTAAGACTTTATCTTCTGTTCAGGCTGCTTATCTGAACAGTTTAACAGGTGATGGGGTTATTATTGTTACTGTTAATGATTATCTTGCTGAGCGTGATTCAAATTGGATGAGGCCAGTTTTTGACCTTTTGGGGGTTAGTGTTGGTGTTGTACTTTCTGATATGGATTATGGTAGAAGGAAGGTGGAGTATGGTAGGGATATCACTTATGTTACAAATAATGAGCTTGGGTTTGATTATTTAAGAGATAATATGCGCTTTGATTTAGCACAGAAGTCTTTAAGAAATTTTAATTACTGTATCATTGACGAGATTGATTCTATTTTAATTGATGAGGCCAGAACTCCTTTAATTATTTCTGGTTCTACTGAGGGGGATACTAGGGCTTATCTTGAAGTTAATTCTCTTGTATCTCTTTTAAAGGAATGTTCTAGGAACCCAAAAACTGGAGATTATCCCTTAGAGATTGATGACCTTGACGGGGACTTTACGGTTGATGAGAAGAGCAAGAGGATATCTTTTACGGTGAACGGATTGAATAATCTTGAAAAAATTTTGGTTTCAAGAGGCATAATCAAAGGGTCTATGTATGTTGATCCTAATTTTAACTATGTTCATTACATGACTCAAGCCTTAAAAGCTCATTTGCTTTTCTTAAAAGATAGAGAATATATTGTTGGAGATTCTGGAGTTGAGATTGTTGATGAGTTTACGGGTCGTGTCTTAACGGGACGAAGATATTCTGATGGATTGCACCAGGCCATTGAAGCAAAGGAAGGTGTTAGGGTTGCTAGTGAAAACAAGACTATGGCAACAATTACATTTCAGAATTTATTTAGGATGTTTAAGAAGATTTCTGGTATGACAGGTACTGCTGATACGGAGGCTAAGGAATTTCATAGGATATACAATCTTGATGTCGTTGTTGTGCCTACCAATAGAGTGGTGGCAAGAATAGACGAGGATGATATTATTTATTACACTGAAGAATTCAAGTTTAATGCGATTACTGAAGAAGTTTATGAGGCTTACAAGAGGGGTCAGCCTGTGCTTGTTGGGACTGTCTCTATTGAGAAATCTGAAATTTTGTCAAATATGTTTAAGAGTAGAGGTATTAGGCATGAGGTGCTTAATGCTAAGAATCACTTTCGTGAAGCTTTAATTATTGCTGAGGCAGGAGCAAAGCATTCTGTTACGATTGCTACTAATATGGCTGGTAGGGGTACTGACATTAAGCTTGGGGGTAATCTTGAGCATCGAGTTCGTAAGAAGATTGGGACGGGGGCAAGTCTTGAGGAGTTTCAAAGAGCTGTTTGGGAAGAACGGGATCAGTATCTTAAAGACTATGAGGAAGTGAAGAAACTTGGTGGGCTTTATGTTATTGGTAGTGAGAGGCATGAATCAAGAAGAATAGATAATCAACTTAGAGGGCGAGGGGGAAGGCAGGGAGATGCAGGGCGATCAAGGTTTTATGTGTCCCTTGAAGACGACTTGATGCGTCTTTTTGCAGGTGATAGTTTAAGGTCGTTAATGGGAAAGCTTGGGATGGCCACAGGTGAACCTATTGCACATTCTTTGTTAACAAGATCCCTAGTTAATGCACAAAAGAGAGTGGAAGATAGGAATTTTGAAATTAGAAAGCATCTCTTGGAATATGATGATGTTATAACAAAACATAGAGAATTTATTTATGCACAAAGAGATTCAATCCTTGCTGATGATAACATTAAGGAGCGCCTTCTTCTTTCTTTAAGGGAATATCTTGACTTTTTGTTTGATGATGTTAAAGGTGACGTGGTCACGGGTTCTGTTTTAGGCGAGATAAATTCGATTTTTGCTCACATGATGGGGGATATTGGTTCTGTGGAAGGAGCTGGTATTTTAGATTTAAAAAATAGGTTGATGGAAGTTGCTAAGACTAACTTAGTTGAGAAGGAAAGTTTAATTGGCCCTGAGCTTTTAAACGAATTTCTGAGATACGAGTATTTGAAAAATATTGATTCTAGATTTCAAGAACATCTAGCAAATCTCGATTCTTTAAGAGAGTCTGTTTATCTTAGGTCTTATGCTAATAAGAATCCGATTACCGAGTACAAGGAAGAGGGATTTATAATTTTTAGTGAGCTTGTAAAAGATATTAAGGTTGAGACTATAAGACGAACTTTGCAAATGAAGGTTGACGTTGATTCTAGTGATTATGAAAATAAACCTCTTAAGAAAATAAAAGCTACCCATAAAAAATTTGCAGATTTCGTTTCTGGAGAAGGGAATAAAGGAGGCGTGCAAATAGTTAGGAGTAGTCCCAAAGTGGGAAGAAATGAGCCTTGTTACTGCGGGAGTGGTAAGAAATATAAAAATTGCCATGGAAAAGGCTAG
- the nagB gene encoding glucosamine-6-phosphate deaminase, protein MRLIIRPEYRDISRWAANHVAVRIKEFSPTKEKPFVLGLPTGSSPLGMYKNLIEMHKIGKISFKNVVTFNMDEYVGLDKNHPESYHSFMWNNFLSHVDIKNENVHILNGNATDLYRECEDYEKKIKSYGGIALFVGGIGPDGHIAFNEPGSSLKSRTRIKTLTQDTIIANSRFFDNDVNKVPKSALTVGVGTIMDSKEVLIIVSGHNKARALKHAIESGVNHMWTISALQLHAKAAIVSDVPATYELKVGTVKYFDDIEKNNFNNDV, encoded by the coding sequence ATGAGATTAATCATTAGACCCGAATATAGAGATATTTCAAGATGGGCTGCCAACCATGTAGCTGTGAGAATAAAAGAATTTTCACCAACAAAAGAAAAACCCTTTGTCCTGGGCCTTCCGACAGGTAGTTCTCCTCTTGGAATGTATAAAAACCTAATTGAAATGCACAAAATTGGAAAAATTTCATTCAAAAATGTGGTTACTTTTAATATGGATGAATATGTAGGACTAGATAAAAACCATCCCGAAAGCTACCATTCATTTATGTGGAATAACTTTCTATCGCATGTAGATATAAAGAATGAAAATGTGCATATTCTAAATGGCAACGCTACTGATCTTTATCGAGAATGTGAAGACTATGAGAAAAAAATTAAATCCTACGGTGGTATTGCGCTTTTTGTGGGCGGAATTGGCCCTGATGGCCATATTGCTTTCAATGAACCAGGATCATCTCTTAAATCAAGAACAAGAATTAAAACCTTAACTCAAGACACAATTATTGCAAATTCTAGATTTTTCGACAACGATGTTAATAAAGTTCCCAAAAGTGCACTAACTGTGGGAGTAGGAACAATTATGGATTCAAAAGAAGTGTTAATTATTGTAAGCGGACACAACAAGGCAAGAGCCCTAAAACACGCAATTGAAAGCGGAGTTAACCACATGTGGACAATTAGCGCTCTACAGCTGCACGCAAAAGCAGCTATCGTCTCGGACGTACCTGCAACATATGAGCTTAAAGTCGGCACGGTAAAATACTTCGATGACATTGAAAAAAACAATTTCAATAACGACGTATAA
- a CDS encoding superoxide dismutase: MFKLPELGYAYDALEPYIDARTVELHHSKHHNAYTVNLNSALEKAEMNYSKDIESILKNIQRFPQELQTTIRNNGGGYANHDMYFRVLRPGNGDNILESFEEHVNTTFGSLDGLKVALKDSAMKIFGSGWAWLVIHAKKELQIVTRPNQDSPLMEGYKPVLGIDVWEHAYYLKYQNRRADYLDAFFKVLNWEEVSRVYNEAIG, from the coding sequence GTGTTTAAGTTACCAGAACTTGGTTACGCTTATGATGCATTGGAGCCGTATATTGATGCTAGAACTGTGGAACTTCACCATAGTAAACATCACAACGCGTACACAGTAAATTTAAATTCTGCCCTTGAGAAAGCAGAAATGAATTATTCTAAAGATATTGAGAGTATATTAAAGAATATTCAACGTTTTCCTCAGGAATTACAAACGACTATAAGAAATAATGGAGGCGGGTATGCTAATCATGACATGTATTTTAGGGTGTTGAGGCCTGGGAATGGGGATAATATTTTAGAAAGTTTTGAGGAGCACGTTAATACTACTTTTGGAAGTCTTGATGGGCTTAAGGTGGCTTTAAAGGATTCAGCTATGAAAATTTTTGGAAGTGGTTGGGCATGGCTAGTGATTCATGCAAAAAAGGAATTGCAAATAGTAACAAGACCAAATCAGGACAGTCCTTTGATGGAGGGCTATAAACCTGTTTTAGGTATTGATGTTTGGGAGCATGCATACTATCTTAAATATCAAAATAGAAGGGCAGATTATCTTGATGCGTTCTTTAAGGTCCTAAATTGGGAAGAGGTTTCAAGGGTATACAATGAGGCAATAGGGTGA